A region of Drosophila suzukii chromosome 2L, CBGP_Dsuzu_IsoJpt1.0, whole genome shotgun sequence DNA encodes the following proteins:
- the LOC108007472 gene encoding fibroleukin — protein sequence MNPEKKESSTENLLISSDLEKKKESGASDQDESVKLEINLLKHKLKDVEEELRVKNNRIAELESLVKLKEENGIQIVKLPGIEDFEAAFEDIPSASPKWMVIQRRIDGTVSFNTLNFMHKYWYKQGFGNLEREFWFGCQKLHELTTSRRHELYIQIADFDGSTAYARYDNFVIGSENEGYNLRSLGAYSGDAGDALSASVNKKFNHNGCYYGCYNREFCWSWWANSQCNLNGYYHSSQMNLTDENGIWWSTWNGRGRLNLKSCKMLIRPFQNE from the exons ATGAACCCCGAGAAGAAAGAATCTTCTACTGAGAATCTCCTA ATCAGTTCCGATTTAGAGAAGAAAAAGGAGAGTGGAGCAAGCGATCAAGACGAGAGCGTAAAGCTCGAGATTAACCTTTTAAAACACAAACTTAAGGATGTGGAGGAAGAACTGCGAGTGAAAAATAATCgaatcgccgaactagaatcCCTAGTGAAACTGAAAGAAGAAAATGGCATTCAAATTGTAAAGCTACCTGGAATCGAAGATTTCGAAGCAGCTTTTGAGGATATCCCCTCCGCCAGTCCAAAATGGATGGTAATCCAGCGTCGAATCGACGGAACTGTATCCTTTAACACACTGAACTTTATGCATAAATATTGGTATAAACAAGGATTTGGAAATCTTGAAAGAGAGTTCTGGTTTGGTTGCCAAAAGCTACATGAGTTGACTACAAGCCGAAGACATGAATTATACATTCAAATTGCCGATTTTGACGGTTCTACTGCTTATGCAAGGTATGATAACTTTGTGATTGGCAGCGAAAACGAAGGATACAATTTAAGGTCCCTTGGGGCGTACTCCGGTGATGCTGGAGATGCCTTGTCGGCATCTGTGAATAAGAAATTCAATCACAATGGCTGTTACTATGGCTGTTATAACAGAGAGTTTTGTTGGTCTTGGTGGGCCAATTCTCAATG CAATTTAAATGGTTATTATCACTCATCGCAAATGAATCTGACAGACGAGAATGGTATTTGGTGGAGTACATGGAACGGAAGGGGAAGACTTAACCTCAAATCGTGTAAAATGCTCATCAGGCCATTCCAAAATGAATGA